A region from the Onthophagus taurus isolate NC chromosome 8, IU_Otau_3.0, whole genome shotgun sequence genome encodes:
- the LOC139431260 gene encoding uncharacterized protein, which translates to MFSCEFCNQVFTLKKNLLRHLQNVNHGLMDVGPTPSTSAVDVPGPIPSTSAADVVDVAATTSSSSKFKECGICAKMFPSISTLRAHLCAEHVSPVDGENDVEMIATCFKNRIAVYRVKGATRDDDIPSYLKKCGNVVFRLIMDSIGKFNSIKVQIELLAFFIKSDPDENGDDNLEGVLVSEKNFNSKFKVITPTTELDAVYNDMTRDILNQSEEFQERGSGWAFLAISNLLLNINKYEPLSGSSYIRLPEQIAKKHACINIKNYDDDACLAWCLTAALYPTDFTQDRISSYPHYSTVLNLNGIMFPVHLKDLVKIELMNNLSINVYELVVDNYGGCTVEGPIYFTKRRRDIHINLLYLFKNGIGHFVLIKNLSRLISSRLSNHEHANYICDGCLLRFPSVNKLQVHQLNDCNHKMTIIPSKDVKPTPNFFGQLTPQNILEFNNYKFTQMCPFVIYADFEALLLPIQHCEPNSTQSFTEKIEMHLPYSFAYYIVSTVDDSYNKFETYTGPDASQVFITKLLNDTKFIYSEYFKTVKPMLPLTTEEQHNFDIAQFCFICQNPFTIDQTKVRDHCHISGRYRGPAHTNCNLNYKLQHFVPVFFHNFSGYDCHLFIKEIAKLGDGLDVLPNNKERYISFSKRVLVDRVEKENNQFEDVFMKLKFLDSFRFMASSLDSLVSTLDNCDFKNVRKFFPHNNQFKLLTKKGIFPYNYMNSFDKLNDTVLPCKDAFFNKLTLEAITDEQYLHAQTVWETFMCQTLKDYSDLYLKSDVLLLADVFEKFRQVCFRTYGLDPANYYTAPSLSWDSMLKFTKIKLELLTDIDQVHFIKKGIRGGISQCSLRHARANNKFMEHFDTNLPSNFLMYWDANNLYGWAMSQPMPVGEFTWLNENQIRNFNFNDVSDCSDFGYILDVDVEYPKNLHDLHNDLPFLPENIIPPNGKCESDRRLIPNLLSKKNYIIHYRNLKQAVAHGLKVSSVNRVLSFKQSAWLKSYINKNTELRQMANNSFEKDFFKLMNNSVFGKTMENVDKRVDVKLVTSWDDVHTGGRGRPRLGARSLISKLNFKSIKIFTKTFSAIEMERLHVIYDKPLYIGFTVLELSKLLMYDFYYAYLKPKYGEDIRLCYMDTDSFTVQIYTDDIYNEVKLNLDKFDTSNYSPDNQFNIPLQNKAVLGLMKDENCGNIMLEFVGLRSKVYANRVSGERITKKSKGVRKAIVKRKITFENYLDCLSTKSVLFKKQLIFRSFNHDIFTVLQNKLVLSPYDSKRWIDSDYINTLAWGHHNIINNR; encoded by the coding sequence ATGTTTTCATGCGAATTCTGTAATCAAGTATTcactttaaagaaaaatcttttacgCCATTTGCAAAATGTAAATCATGGTTTGATGGATGTGGGACCTACACCTTCAACATCCGCTGTGGATGTTCCTGGACCTATACCTTCAACATCCGCTGCCGATGTCGTTGATGTTGCGGCTACAACCTCTTCAAGCTCTAAGTTTAAGGAATGTGGAATCTGCGCTAAAATGTTCCCATCAATTTCAACACTTCGAGCGCATCTTTGCGCTGAACATGTATCTCCGGTTGATGGTGAAAACGATGTGGAAATGATAGCTACATGTTTTAAAAACCGCATCGCCGTTTATAGAGTGAAAGGTGCAACGCGCGATGATGACATACCATCATACTTAAAGAAATGTGGTAATGTTGTATTTAGATTAATTATGGATAGTATaggtaaatttaattctattaaaGTTCAAATTGAACTATTagcatttttcattaaatccgATCCAGATGAAAACGGTGATGATAACTTAGAGGGTGTGCTTGTttcggaaaaaaattttaattcaaaatttaaagttattacaCCTACTACGGAGTTGGATGCGGTGTACAATGACATGACTcgtgatattttaaatcagaGTGAGGAGTTTCAGGAGCGTGGATCTGGTTGGGCTTTCTTAGCTATATCCAACCTTCTgcttaatatcaataaatatgaGCCGCTGTCTGGGTCATCATACATCCGACTTCCAGAGCAAATCGCTAAAAAACATGCATgtatcaatattaaaaactatgaTGATGATGCATGTTTAGCGTGGTGTTTGACAGCGGCCCTCTATCCCACCGATTTTACTCAGGATCGGATTTCTAGCTATCCACATTATAGCACAGTACTTAATTTAAATGGTATAATGTTCCCAGTTCATTTAAAGGACTTagttaaaatagaattaatgaataatttaagtattaatgTTTATGAATTAGTTGTAGATAATTATGGTGGATGCACGGTGGAaggaccaatttattttactaaacGACGTCGGGATATACATATTAATCtcctatatttatttaaaaacggtATAGGTcatttcgttttaataaaaaacctaTCACGACTTATTTCTAGTCGGCTTTCAAACCACGAACATGCGAATTACATATGTGATGGTTGTTTATTACGATTTCCATCCGTTAATAAGCTGCAGGTACATCAACTTAATGATTGTAACCATAAAATGACCATCATACCATCGAAAGATGTAAAACCAAcaccaaatttttttggaCAATTAACCccgcaaaatattttagaattcaataactataaattCACTCAAATGTGCCCGTTTGTGATTTATGCGGATTTTGAGGCTCTTTTACTACCGATCCAGCATTGTGAACCCAATTCAACCCAATCTTTCACCGAAAAAATTGAGATGCATTTACCCTATAGTTTCGCATATTACATAGTATCCACAGTGGATGatagttataataaatttgaaacttaCACGGGTCCTGATGCATCACAagtttttatcacaaaattacTTAACGATACTAAATTTATCTATAGCGAATACTTTAAAACCGTAAAACCTATGCTACCTTTAACGACTGAAGAGCAACATAATTTCGATATTGCacaattttgtttcatttgtCAAAATCCTTTCACAATAGACCAAACTAAGGTGCGGGATCACTGTCACATAAGTGGCAGATATCGCGGGCCGGCTCATACAAACTGTAATCTAAATTATAAACTTCAACATTTCGTTCCAGtatttttccataattttaGCGGTTATGATTGCCatttatttatcaaagaaatagcTAAACTTGGTGATGGGCTTGATGTATTACCTAACAATAAAGAGAGATACATCAGTTTTAGTAAAAGGGTGCTTGTTGATAGAGttgaaaaggaaaataatcagtttgaagatgtttttatgaaactaaaatttcTGGATTCGTTTAGATTTATGGCATCTTCATTAGATTCTTTAGTCAGCACTCTCGATAattgtgattttaaaaatgtgcgTAAATTTTTCCCACACAacaatcaatttaaattattaactaaaaaagGAATATTTCCATATAATTACATGAACTCTTTTGATAAACTTAATGATACAGTTCTACCCTGTAAAGATGCGTTTTTCAATAAACTCACTTTAGAAGCTATAACCGATGAACAATATTTACACGCGCAAACTGTGTGGGAAACATTTATGTGTCAAACTCTAAAAGACTATTCGGATCTATATCTAAAGTCGGATGTTCTTTTACTTGCTgatgttttcgaaaaatttcgGCAAGTTTGTTTTAGAACATACGGTTTGGATCCTGCGAATTATTATACCGCTCCTAGTCTTTCGTGGGATtcaatgttgaaatttacaaaaattaaattggaattACTAACGGATATAGATCAAGttcactttattaaaaaaggtaTTCGTGGTGGTATTTCTCAATGTTCATTACGTCATGCCAgagctaataataaatttatggaacatTTTGATACTAATTTAccctcaaattttttaatgtattgggaTGCCAACAATTTGTATGGGTGGGCGATGTCGCAACCTATGCCTGTTGGTGAGTTCACGTGGTTAAATGAAAACCAAATtcgaaatttcaattttaatgatgTATCCGATTGCTCTGATTTTGGCTATATTTTAGATGTGGATGTTGAATACCCTAAAAATTTACACGATCTACATAACGATCTACCTTTTCTACCTGAAAACATAATCCCACCTAATGGTAAATGTGAAAGTGATAGACGTTTAATCCCGAATTTATTAAgcaagaaaaattatattatacatTATAGAAACTTAAAGCAAGCTGTCGCTCATGGCCTTAAAGTTAGTAGTGTGAATAGAGTTTTATCGTTTAAGCAGTCGGCTTGGTTAAAGTCTtacattaacaaaaatacaGAATTACGTCAGATGGCAAACAATTCATTTgagaaagatttttttaaattgatgaatAATTCTGTATTCGGGAAAACAATGGAGAACGTTGATAAGCGAGTTGATGTAAAATTAGTCACTAGCTGGGATGATGTTCATACAGGTGGTCGTGGTCGACCACGACTTGGAGCGCGTagtttaatttcaaagttaaattttaaaagtataaaaattttcactaAAACGTTTTCAGCTATTGAGATGGAGCGGCTTCACGTAATTTACGATAAACCTCTATACATAGGTTTTACCGTTTTAGagctatcaaaattattaatgtatgaTTTCTACTACGCTTATTTAAAGCCGAAATATGGTGAAGATATTCGGTTATGCTATATGGATACAGATAGCTTCACCGTTCAAATTTATACAGATGACATTTATAATGAggttaaattgaatttagataaatttgacaCATCGAATTATAGTCCAGATAACCAGTTTAACATCCCGCTCCAAAATAAAGCTGTTTTAGGACTCATGAAAGATGAGAATTGTGGTAATATAATGCTGGAATTCGTTGGTTTAAGGTCAAAGGTGTATGCGAATCGTGTTTCAGGTGAacgtattacaaaaaaatcgaaaggGGTTAGAAAGGCTATTGTTAAACGTAAAAtcacttttgaaaattatttagattgttTGAGTACGAAatcggttttatttaaaaaacagcTCATCTTCAGAAGTTTCAATCATGACATTTTTACCGTTTTACAGAATAAATTGGTCCTATCACCTTATGACTCTAAGCGATGGATTGATTCTGATTATATTAATACATTAGCTTGGGGTCACcacaatattattaataatagataa
- the LOC139430929 gene encoding uncharacterized protein isoform X2 yields the protein MNNNNNNANEYAAIPWDLIRGICELHHPNPIMIVTTNGGLEDSLVQGGRIVYSYVTPTDFLIISESEVVASHFFILFGGVILPPPPLIPLDMVDLTGEEELIDLTTGAGGGVGAVNSVVIEIDITTDNDSAPEE from the exons ATgaacaataacaataacaacgCAAATGAATATGCGGCAATCCCCTGGGATCTAATCCGGGGGATTTGTGAATTACATCATCCAAAT cccATTATGATTGTAACAACTAATGGCGGTTTGGAGGACTCGCTCGTGCAGGGGGGGCGCATAGTTTATAGCTATGTGACCCCCacagattttttaataatttctgagagcGAGGTCGTGGcatctcatttttttatactct tcGGAGGAGTAATTTTACCACCGCCACCGCTTATCCCATTAGATATGGTCGATTTAACCGGTGaag agGAATTGATCGATCTAACGACGGGTGCCGGTGGTGGTGTAGGCGCTGTTAATTCTGTGGTAATAGAAATAGACATTACCACAGATAACGATTCAGCG ccGGAAGAGTAA
- the LOC139430929 gene encoding uncharacterized protein isoform X1, whose product MNNNNNNANEYAAIPWDLIRGICELHHPNPIMIVTTNGGLEDSLVQGGRIVYSYVTPTDFLIISESEVVASHFFILFGGVILPPPPLIPLDMVDLTGEEELIDLTTGAGGGVGAVNSVVIEIDITTDNDSAVIDIFLFYIQLAFILLFHFIYSRKSNFCCRLSH is encoded by the exons ATgaacaataacaataacaacgCAAATGAATATGCGGCAATCCCCTGGGATCTAATCCGGGGGATTTGTGAATTACATCATCCAAAT cccATTATGATTGTAACAACTAATGGCGGTTTGGAGGACTCGCTCGTGCAGGGGGGGCGCATAGTTTATAGCTATGTGACCCCCacagattttttaataatttctgagagcGAGGTCGTGGcatctcatttttttatactct tcGGAGGAGTAATTTTACCACCGCCACCGCTTATCCCATTAGATATGGTCGATTTAACCGGTGaag agGAATTGATCGATCTAACGACGGGTGCCGGTGGTGGTGTAGGCGCTGTTAATTCTGTGGTAATAGAAATAGACATTACCACAGATAACGATTCAGCGgtaattgatatatttttattttatattcagttggcttttatacttttatttcattttatttatagccGGAAGAGTAATTTTTGCTGCCGCTTATCCCATTAG
- the LOC111416306 gene encoding uncharacterized protein, which produces MSTKKLNIYREPITDNSIAREEVHSYHPSTNSFENNDVFIIELNQEDVLFSFFESYLRIEGNFTKTLGDPANDVIQLTHNLPTFLFEYIAFEHNGTEIERVREPGLTSLIRTLLQLNDVECKTLEIAGLKWPPEGDLPTVDANNNFMFQIPLSHIFGLFRDYNHIMRGRFKFRFVRSRTDSNCYKATSNVKAKPSSAKFAIKTVTLLAKHVYPSPTIKMKLLDGLNKNSNILVPFRKWSFYELPSMRKGNKEIWSVTSTSNRGRPQYVIVGFQTKRKDHVASDCTFFDHLNIVDLKVYLNSYCYPFESMNLNFAKENYVELYKMYTEFQPYIWESSRKQPLMDFKSFKERSLFVVDTTKNNDEEAAPSTSCEVRIEIQSDMDFPPDTKAYCLLIQESMYAYKPLSGEVSIIIN; this is translated from the coding sequence atgtcaacaaaaaaattaaatatataccgCGAACCTATCACGGATAATTCCATAGCTAGAGAGGAAGTGCATAGCTATCATCCATCTACAAATTCTTTTGAAAACAatgatgtatttatcatcGAGTTGAACCAAGAAGACGTcctattttcattttttgaaagcTATCTACGCATCGAAggtaattttacaaaaactttaGGTGATCCTGCTAATGATGTTATTCAATTAACACATAACCTACCAACTTTTCTATTTGAATACATCGCATTTGAGCATAATGGAACGGAAATTGAGCGGGTTCGAGAGCCAGGTTTAACATCACTCATTCGAACTCTACTCCAATTAAACGATGTGGAGTGTAAAACTTTAGAAATCGCTGGTTTAAAATGGCCGCCTGAAGGAGATCTACCAACGGTGGATGCAAACAACAATTTCATGTTTCAAATACCACTTAGTCATATATTCGGTCTATTCCGAGATTATAATCACATTATGCGAGGACGTTTTAAATTCAGATTTGTTAGAAGTCGGACGGACTCTAATTGCTACAAAGCCACATCAAACGTCAAAGCAAAACCTAGTAGTGCAAAGTTTGCTATAAAAACGGTTACATTGTTAGCAAAACATGTCTATCCTAGCCCAACGATAAAAATGAAGCTTTTAgatggtttaaataaaaattcaaatattctaGTACCATTTCGTAAATGGTCCTTTTACGAGCTACCATCAATGCGAAAAGGTAATAAGGAGATATGGTCGGTCACATCAACGTCCAACAGGGGTCGACCTCAATACGTTATAGTTGGGTTTCAAACTAAGAGAAAAGATCACGTCGCTTCCGACTGCACTTTCTTCGATCACTTAAACATCGTTGATCTTAAAGTATATCTTAACTCATACTGTTATCCGTTCGAATCTATGAATTTAAACTTCGCAAAGGAAAATTATGTggaattatataaaatgtacaCCGAGTTTCAACCCTACATTTGGGAATCTTCGCGAAAACAGCCGCTTATGGATTTCAAAAGCTTTAAAGAGAGATCGTTGTTTGTTGTTGatactacaaaaaataatgatgaagAAGCAGCGCCATCTACTTCATGTGAAGTACGTATTGAAATTCAAAGCGATATGGATTTTCCGCCTGATACGAAGGCTTACTGTCTCTTGATACAAGAATCCATGTATGCATATAAACCTTTAAGTGGGGAGGTATCtatcattataaattaa
- the LOC139431259 gene encoding macrophage metalloelastase-like, whose translation MKVLLLILWMYMLRHITGLLTEHEVEIYNILDKYGYIRQDANAGTGKISVHKTENEMLRDGINNFQKYFNLPITGQANFDTLELLWTPRCGNVDLFENLSSKPITTRRWNLSTLRWNVYTSSYPGFTTVVERAFNVWSKYINVKFERTFAGANILIGFLSKNHTCIRNSTIYCRSSLDGKGRVLAHAYYPHIKKSKVEIHVDLDEDWDITNTTIEGKHNLFLVMVHEIGHALGLHHNVRLNSVMHPIYGNINIENFTLSREDIYNIQQLYGNSTESVTTTVNPTPTLNTTPPAYITHSLTSTSSTPTLSNLAHAEVCDVDNKFSGFLIYNKQIYVFYKQWVWLIDLKTKKPIWSKPVNIVDWIRPLRGVLKEDDDYVVSIGPNGQFIFIIRDTIYIIEIASITIRYKWKFSETDLGLNDQSKVRGVVTSNYGLTYIFFDDIYAIGVDESFYNRNKIITSVVDLFPGMPTKFNGVYKTPDGLLNFIVGDKIIRYDEYLKEVTDSLDKSLFILGISCPYKSLLDQLKYVLSAIISYKLPIPAEY comes from the coding sequence atgaagGTATTATTGTTGATTCTTTGGATGTATATGTTAAGACATATCACGGGGTTGCTAACCGAGCATGAAGtggaaatttataatattctaGATAAGTATGGTTATATCAGACAAGATGCTAATGCTGGTACTGGTAAAATAAGCGTGCATAAAACTGAGAATGAAATGTTGAGggatggtataaataatttccaaaaatattttaatctcCCAATCACAGGACAAGCAAATTTTGACACCTTGGAGTTACTTTGGACGCCTAGATGTGGTAATGTGGAtttattcgaaaatttaaGTTCCAAACCAATCACGACTCGAAGATGGAATCTATCAACACTTAGATGGAATGTATACACATCTTCATATCCCGGTTTTACAACCGTGGTGGAAAGAGCCTTTAACGTTTGGTCTAAATACATTAACGTAAAGTTTGAAAGGACGTTTGCGGGCGCTAATATTTTAATAGGTTTCCTATCGAAAAATCATACGTGTATACGAAATTCAACGATATATTGTCGGAGTTCTTTAGATGGTAAAGGGCGCGTGTTAGCTCACGCATACTATccacatattaaaaaatccaaaGTTGAAATTCATGTAGATTTAGATGAAGATTGGGATATAACCAATACCACAATAGAAggtaaacataacctatttCTAGTTATGGTGCATGAAATAGGGCACGCCTTAGGATTACATCATAATGTACGACTCAACTCGGTGATGCATCCGATTTATGGtaacataaatattgaaaatttcacgTTAAGTCGTGaagatatttataatatacaacaattataTGGAAATTCAACAGAAAGTGTAACCACCACTGTTAATCCAACACCTACGTTAAATACAACACCCCCCGCCTATATTACACATTCCCTAACATCTACATCTTCAACACCAACATTGTCGAATCTAGCACACGCGGAGGTATGTGATGTGGACAATAAGTTttcaggatttttaatttacaataaacaaatttatgtaTTCTATAAACAATGGGTTTGGTTAATCgatctaaaaacaaaaaaaccaATTTGGTCTAAACCTGTAAACATTGTGGATTGGATACGTCCTTTAAGAGGGGTTTTAAAAGAGGATGATGATTATGTAGTTTCGATAGGTCCTAACggtcaatttatatttatcataCGTGATACAATctatataattgaaattgctAGTATAACCATACGCTATAAATGGAAATTTTCAGAAACTGATTTAGGTTTAAATGATCAATCTAAGGTTAGAGGTGTTGTAACGAGTAATTATGGattaacatatatattttttgatgatatttATGCGATTGGGGTGGATGAGTCATTTTACAatagaaacaaaattattacatcAGTTGTCGATCTATTTCCTGGGATGCCAACGAAATTTAATGGAGTATACAAAACACCTGATGGTTTATTGAATTTCatcgttggagataaaattaTTCGTTATGATGAATATTTAAAGGAAGTTACAGATAGTTTagataaaagtttatttattttaggtaTATCTTGCCCCTATAAATCTCTATTAGATCAACTTAAATATGTATTATCTGCGATCATTTCATACAAACTACCAATTCCCgctgaatattaa